The following proteins are co-located in the Paracoccaceae bacterium Fryx2 genome:
- a CDS encoding transposase, whose product MVVGTGQDGCRATCHYGYKNHVNVDRQHKLVRRYHVSDAALHDSQAVDHLLMQGNTGSDVWADPAYRSEEMEAKLRAQGLRSRIHRKGKRGKPLSEQGKASNRTKSAVRARVEHVFGAQTNDMGGTLVRTIGIVRAKAKIGMKNLAYNMRRLAQLRRLNPCPA is encoded by the coding sequence GTGGTTGTCGGCACCGGCCAAGATGGTTGTCGCGCAACATGCCACTACGGCTACAAGAACCACGTGAATGTGGACCGTCAGCATAAGCTGGTGCGCCGCTACCATGTCAGCGATGCAGCGCTGCATGACAGCCAGGCAGTGGATCACCTCCTGATGCAAGGCAACACCGGCTCGGACGTCTGGGCCGATCCGGCCTATCGGTCCGAGGAGATGGAGGCCAAGCTGCGCGCCCAGGGCCTGAGGAGCCGCATCCACCGCAAGGGAAAGCGCGGCAAACCGCTGAGCGAGCAGGGCAAGGCCAGCAACCGGACCAAGTCCGCCGTACGCGCCCGGGTCGAACATGTCTTCGGCGCACAGACCAACGACATGGGTGGGACGCTGGTGCGCACCATCGGCATCGTGCGTGCGAAGGCCAAGATCGGCATGAAGAACCTCGCTTACAACATGCGCCGCCTCGCCCAGCTCCGCCGCCTGAACCCATGTCCGGCGTAA